One Plasmodium vivax chromosome 13, whole genome shotgun sequence genomic region harbors:
- a CDS encoding ribosomal S27a, putative (encoded by transcript PVX_086305A): MQIFINIPHDDSLCIESSNVSSIRNVKEKISELKGIPCEVQKLFKNGRQLEDEELIELDEAEFEYTIDLTFGLLGGGKKKKKKVYKKPKKEKHKKKKVKLAVLKFYKVGDDGKVFRLKKQCDNCAPGTLMAAHFNREYCGRCHLTIMKK, translated from the exons atgcaaatttttataaacatcCCGCATGATGACTCCTTATGTATTGAGTCATCCAACGTTAGTAGCATCAGAAATGTGAAAGAGAAGATATCTGAGTTGAAAG GTATCCCTTGTGAGGTGCAAAAGCTGTTCAAAAATGGCCGCCAATTGGAAGACGAAGAGCTTATCGAACTTGACGAGGCTGAATTT GAGTACACCATAGACTTAACGTTCGGATTACTTGGtggtggcaaaaaaaagaaaaagaaagtttACAAGAAacccaaaaaggagaaacataagaagaaaaaggtcAAATTGGCTGTACTTAAGTTTTACAAAGTTGGGGACGATGGAAAAGTGTTCAGATTGAAAAAGCAGTGTGACAATTGTGCACCTGGCACCTTGATGGCTGCTCATTTTAATAGGGAATACTGTGGAAGATGCCACCTCAccattatgaaaaaatag